In the Leptospira wolffii serovar Khorat str. Khorat-H2 genome, GCAATTGGAGGTCTTACTCTTATCGATCTCTCCATTGATCGGGAAAGTGGAGCCGTCCGTACCTGTAACCGTCAGGTCTACCTTATTGACATCATTATGATTGCAGGAAACGAGGGTTAGGGTCAGGCTTACCCCTAAAAAAAATCTAAAAAAACGGGAACGAATCGTTCTGGAAATTGCCATAATTCTAATATCTATCTTCGGAAAGTCGTGGTCAAGAATGAAATTCGGCGATGGAAAAACCGAATCCGAGCGAATAAGACCCGGATTTCCTGCCTAAAAGTTCCATTGCTCTTGACTCCCGATAAATCGGGAATTCTGATCGTTCTTCCTTATGAATCGGGACCGAAACGTGAATTTAGAGTATAAGCCCGGCTTTCTGGAAAAATGGGGGATTCGTATCCTCGAAGATTATGTCCGTAAGCAGGGGAAAGCAAAGGTGGATGAGAAGATCTCTGCCGATTTCTTTCCGCGAAGTACCTGGATCATTCGATGGGTCACTTTCTTGGGACTTCAGGTAGGTTTCTGGACCACCTATCTGATCATTCTAGTGGAGAAGCTTTTCCCGGAGTCTCCCGAATTTCTTTCTTCCGAGTTCATTGAAAAATGGAGCTACGCAGGTTCCGCTTTGGCCATAGGTACTATTCTCGAATTTTATCTATTATACAAACTAGGACTTTGGGCGGCCTTTCGATTGTTCCGGCTCTCCGGTATGGAATTGGAAAAGGATCCGGATCTCGTCACGGGGAACGCAAATCTTCTCTCTAGGATGGCCTTGGAAATTCCAGATCCCGATTTAAGACTCTTAGATATCGATCCTCTTAGACTCACGGACAAAAGAAGTCTTCTTATCCGAACCTTTTTTTATAAGGCGAAAGTATTATTATCTAATCTGATCGCTAAAATCGTATTACGAAAAATTTTAGCTAGAAATTCTCTTCGGGTCTATGCGGATTATATCGCGGCGCCCATCACCGCTATTTGGGACGGAGTAGTGCTTTATTTGATTCTTATAGAACTCAGGATACGTTTGCTCTCCAGAGTGATCGCCAAGGAAATTGCGGATCAGATTTTGGAAAGAAAGAACACCTTGAGCGAGGACGCTAAAATCGCTTTTATCGCCGCGATCGGAAACTCAGTCGTTTTTACCCAGAGATTCCATCCGAATTTGGAATACATGCTGATCAAACTGTATAAAGGATTCGGGATGGAGGCCTTGGAGCATAGCTTCGACGATCTGGAGACCTTCGGAGGTTTGGTCTCCAAATTATCCGAACCGGAAAAGGAAGCGTGCCTTAGATTACTTTCCGTCGCCTGTTCTTTCGACGGAAAATTATCCTCCTTCGAGGCTAAACATATTAAACGGGTTCTGGGAGATTCGGCTCAGGAGAGATTGGATTCCATCCGAGTACTTTCCGCGCATATCCGAAACGGAAATTTAGAAGCTTGCCGGGAAAGGTGCCGATTGTTTTCCTAGAGGCAAGATCGTTCCGGAGATTCCGAATCTTGTTCGGTAAGGAATCGGAGACGAGGGAGGATGTATGAAGGTATATCGGTATGATTCGATTCCCGACGTCGTGGAAATCGGAGACGGAATCTTTAAGACCGAAATTCCCCAACCTTTTTACGCTCCCAATAATATCTATATTCTTCCGGAAGGCGAGCCTACTTTGATCGATTCCGGATACCTTGCCAATCTGGGAATGTTACAAAAGGCCCTGAAAAAAATAGGACTCTGCCTAAGTAAGATCAAGCATATCTTTTACACCCACAATCATTTGGATCATATGAGCGCGATGCTCACGATTCGTTATTACTCTGACGCCAAATTGTACGCAATGAAAGGAATGGCGACGGAAATCGGAAACTATCTGGAATATATAGAAACCTTCAATCGAGCCACGCGACGTCTCGTATACAAAGGCCACCGTCTTTCCGAGGACAGAAAAAAGGAACTCGCAAGAATTGAAGAAGGCAATATCAACTTAAGAAATACTTTAAGTAGGGGTTCTAGAATCCAGCCTGTTCTGAAATTCGACGTGGAATTGGTGGAGGGGGACGTGATTCATGCTGGAGGTCGGGATATAGGGTTTTTACATACTCCAGGGCATAATCTTTGGCACCTGACTCCTTATATCTTGGAGGAGAACGTATTCTTCACGGGAGATTTGGTTCTGCAGAATATATCTTCGATTTACGCGGAGATAGACGGGAACTTGGAGGACTACTACAAGTCCCTGGAAAGAATTTCTAAAATGAATATACGCAGGCTTTTGCCCGCTCACGGGCCCGAACCCGAATCTCCCCAAAAGGCGATTAAGCTCCTGCACAAGACTCTCCAAATTTTGGAACGGGGTATCATACGTAGACTGAAGGAAAAGGAATACGATCTTTCCACTCTAACTTTGGAGGCGATGGGAGAAAAAGTGGCTAATTCAGGATATTATAATACTGCAATGGCTATTCTTCATTCCATGGTCCGCAAGTTCATAGACAAGGGTTGGGTGGAGATTCTGGAAACGGAACCTCCTTACGAGACTTACAGATGGATCCAGGAAAATTCCGAGAGTTGATCAATTTTCGGGTACGATTTCTCCGAAAAATCTGGTTTCCTTGATTTTCAGATTATAGGCCTTGATAAACAATAGCTCCAGATGGATCACATCCTCCCGGTTATACTTGAGAAGAATGTCCAACGCATCCTGATCGTCGTATTGCACGTACTGCCACCAGAATCGGACCGCGTCCGCACCGTTGACTTCGAAAGGTAGATCTCGCTTGATTCCCAAGGCCTTTTCGCAACCTTTCAACCCGCCCTTTAGCCCTAAGCTGCGAAGAATATACATCAGATCTATATGACGATTTTTGAATTTACGTCCGAATTCCCTTTCTAAGAACGGAACGTCGAAGGCCGCCCCGTTATAGGTCACGAATACGTGGGAAGATTGCACGCTTTCCGGAAAATCGTCCATGTCCCGACCCCTTAGAAAGTTTCGGAATTCCTTGCCGTCGTAGATCCCTACTACTGTTACGAAATCGTCGCCCCCTAATCCGGAAGTCTCGATATCCAGATAGAGAAGATTCTCCCTTATAATCGGAAATAGTCTCCATTTTTGTTGGTTCGGGAGGGCAAAGAAGAAATAATCCCAGTTCTTTCGGTCCAACTCCTTACGGGAAAAATCCAAAGAATCTAGTAAGAGTCTGGAATGCATATCTCCCGGATCCTTTACCTTCTCTTTTAGTTCCTCTCGAAAATCGTCCCATTGAAGTATACCTCTATCCCAGAGTCTGATTTCCTCTAAGACGTCGATACCGGGTAGATGACAGAAAGTATGCTCTAACAAGCCGTTCTTCCTTCCTTATTTTCGGGTTTCGCGAACGAATCGGGAAGCGAAAAATGGAAACAGCGCCGTTATAAGTGCAGAATATAAGAAAAATGGAATATTTCCCCAGCGGGAGAAAAAAGTATTTCCTTTCTTGTCCAGCCTCGTAGCAGGAAGAAGGAACGATTCGGTCGCTTTTTCCCCGTAATTGGTCGGAGTATTCAGGATACGTCCGTAGGAATCCACCGCGAATGAAATTCCGCTTACTGCGGGGCGCACGAAGGTCAGCCCGAATTCTATCGCTCTGAATCTCACCGCTCCACCATGTTGCCAAGCCTCGACTCCGGAGGCAAACCACGCGTCATTCGTAGGATTGGTCAAAAAGGTGAAGGTATCGTTAGACGCGTTTTCTATAGACTCTCTTACTAATCCCGGGAACATCGCCTCATAACAGATCAAGGGTAGGGCCTGGTAAACTACTTTGTCGTCCGATCCTCCGTCTATAAAGCTTTTACTGAAGTTTTCAGGATCCTGTATCAGGGAAATTTCCTCTTCCGTGGGCGGAGAAGGAAAACGTTTTCTTTTAAGATATCTTTCTCCCGTTAACGGTTTAGGAGTGCCCCCGGTGACGTAACGGGAGGTCTCCCTAAATAGGCTTCTTAAGGAAGGAAAGATAGACTCGAAGGGGAGATATTCTCCGAAGGCCAAAAGCCTTCTCTTCTCATAGCGAGTCGATTCTCCCGTGTTGGAGGAAATTAGAGTAACTTGATTTTTCAATCCTTCGGGGGATTGATTCAGCTCGTTGTAAAGAATATCCGCGCCGGTCTTATAAGCCAGATACAATACCGTTCCGTGGAAAGTGGGAGAATAGGAACTTCCTGAAACGGATGCGTCCGTGGGATCCGTACCGTGAAATGGAACGGCCGATTCCGGAAAGAAAAGTATATCCGGAGGAGGAGAAGTCTCCAAGGAAGATCTAAGTCCCAGTTCCAGATTGGTGCTGATCGTCTGTCCCATGAACTCAGGATTTTCGGCCAGCTCTCTTTTGCCCGGAGAGCTATTGGGTTGGATGAGAGAGGCTGAGAGTTTGAGAACGTTTTCCTCCAATTTAGGAGTTTCCGCCGGGACGGAAAAGGAAGGTGCCAAATAGAGTCTAAACCCGCCTAAGGTCCAAGCGATTCCGAAGACTAGGATTCCGATCCGACCCGTTCTGCTGATTCTTTTTTCCAGGATGAGAGCGAGAGAGGATCCTCCGACCAAAAGAAAGAATCCGGTTCCATAGATACCTACGTAGGATGAAATCTGGGAAAAGGAAAGATTGCCTTCCGCCATATTCCCCCAAAACCAAGGGAATAG is a window encoding:
- a CDS encoding LBF_2804 family protein, translating into MNRDRNVNLEYKPGFLEKWGIRILEDYVRKQGKAKVDEKISADFFPRSTWIIRWVTFLGLQVGFWTTYLIILVEKLFPESPEFLSSEFIEKWSYAGSALAIGTILEFYLLYKLGLWAAFRLFRLSGMELEKDPDLVTGNANLLSRMALEIPDPDLRLLDIDPLRLTDKRSLLIRTFFYKAKVLLSNLIAKIVLRKILARNSLRVYADYIAAPITAIWDGVVLYLILIELRIRLLSRVIAKEIADQILERKNTLSEDAKIAFIAAIGNSVVFTQRFHPNLEYMLIKLYKGFGMEALEHSFDDLETFGGLVSKLSEPEKEACLRLLSVACSFDGKLSSFEAKHIKRVLGDSAQERLDSIRVLSAHIRNGNLEACRERCRLFS
- a CDS encoding MBL fold metallo-hydrolase, with translation MKVYRYDSIPDVVEIGDGIFKTEIPQPFYAPNNIYILPEGEPTLIDSGYLANLGMLQKALKKIGLCLSKIKHIFYTHNHLDHMSAMLTIRYYSDAKLYAMKGMATEIGNYLEYIETFNRATRRLVYKGHRLSEDRKKELARIEEGNINLRNTLSRGSRIQPVLKFDVELVEGDVIHAGGRDIGFLHTPGHNLWHLTPYILEENVFFTGDLVLQNISSIYAEIDGNLEDYYKSLERISKMNIRRLLPAHGPEPESPQKAIKLLHKTLQILERGIIRRLKEKEYDLSTLTLEAMGEKVANSGYYNTAMAILHSMVRKFIDKGWVEILETEPPYETYRWIQENSES
- a CDS encoding ribonuclease H-like domain-containing protein; translation: MLEHTFCHLPGIDVLEEIRLWDRGILQWDDFREELKEKVKDPGDMHSRLLLDSLDFSRKELDRKNWDYFFFALPNQQKWRLFPIIRENLLYLDIETSGLGGDDFVTVVGIYDGKEFRNFLRGRDMDDFPESVQSSHVFVTYNGAAFDVPFLEREFGRKFKNRHIDLMYILRSLGLKGGLKGCEKALGIKRDLPFEVNGADAVRFWWQYVQYDDQDALDILLKYNREDVIHLELLFIKAYNLKIKETRFFGEIVPEN
- a CDS encoding apolipoprotein N-acyltransferase; the protein is MIRFSRSPIRPIVFILGIAFGILFAMEPFAFFPAGGLAAFCGFLLFRELRKWNIRSALYWLVALSQTVNLVVFFWIPSSISAISGANWAVSWTLFLVYGLFSHAKLYASYLGWYISLNVYSKYGKSEEETSALGWLLFPIWSVLGDLAVPQLFPWFWGNMAEGNLSFSQISSYVGIYGTGFFLLVGGSSLALILEKRISRTGRIGILVFGIAWTLGGFRLYLAPSFSVPAETPKLEENVLKLSASLIQPNSSPGKRELAENPEFMGQTISTNLELGLRSSLETSPPPDILFFPESAVPFHGTDPTDASVSGSSYSPTFHGTVLYLAYKTGADILYNELNQSPEGLKNQVTLISSNTGESTRYEKRRLLAFGEYLPFESIFPSLRSLFRETSRYVTGGTPKPLTGERYLKRKRFPSPPTEEEISLIQDPENFSKSFIDGGSDDKVVYQALPLICYEAMFPGLVRESIENASNDTFTFLTNPTNDAWFASGVEAWQHGGAVRFRAIEFGLTFVRPAVSGISFAVDSYGRILNTPTNYGEKATESFLLPATRLDKKGNTFFSRWGNIPFFLYSALITALFPFFASRFVRETRK